Part of the Nicotiana sylvestris chromosome 5, ASM39365v2, whole genome shotgun sequence genome is shown below.
aaataccgaaaattaaccgaaccatactgataccgaagagaaaccgacatgattgggacggtttcgaaaagtttaattttgattatacataatagaataactaAAAAATtgatatggtacaaattttataaaaccggccgaaccgaaccattgataCCTTAGGTGTAGCGTAGCGAAAAGTATAATATTATCCATTAAAATTTATTTTCCTTGTAACATTGGAATTCTTTTCTAGCAGTCTATAATATACGTAGTTGCTTCTGTTTTTATGCAATTTCTACTTTTTCTTATTAGAAATATATGCACTAATTAGATGACGACAGTAAATAAAAATGGATGGTTTTGAGTCCAACCTACCTAACATAATTTTACAAAGGTAGATATGGACAGAAAAGTAAGAAACAAAAggtttagagcccgtttggattagctgatttgaagtagctgataagcattaggtgttaaaaagtatttttaagtgttgaaattgatttaataaataagcagttacgtgctTGGATACAACTGCTGAAATTGATAATAAGTTGTTGCAGTATTTGAGAAAAAAGTGCTGATAAACTCTTCTTCTGTTAAAATTACTTAAATAACGTAAGAACTGTTTACACTTATAAGGGCataatttcttcaaaattttagattccagatagattcaaatacaaaatattctatttgtcattttattttaaatacaacTGTGCTTAAATAAGAAAACTTTTAtgataaataaaatttattttatgaaaaacaTATAATCATAAgctataataattaataaattgacaAAAGTTTCTAAGtgaaaaataaacctaaataaatttttgaagagaAACAAACACTATATTCATCACCACAACACTTAGAAAGCAATGCACCAAAAATTTGATATGTCCTCATTTATTACATACAGTTCAAAAATTAATACACAATCACATAGATACAAATATGCAAAGGAATAGAGAATTTGCTTATCTTAAATAGTCAATGAGAATTGCACACTTGAAGAGGTGGGGGAGGGGGGGAGGTTAAAACAATACTTGAGGCAGTGAGTATCGATGTAAGAGTTTTATTctaaataaaaagaatattttaaggataaaatagtaaaaatcttGATCAAACTTAAAGTGTTTATAAGCTAAAAATTCATAAGCTGGGGGTGACCAGCTTTTGGCTTTTAGCTTATTTTTGACTTATAAGTacttggcttataagcacttttaacttTACCAAACGCGTAAATAAGCCAAAAATGTTTATAAGCtaatttgaccagcttataagcttagcaaACACCCTCTTGGTCCAAAGCTCAAAGTTTTTTAATTTGGATATAACATATACTATATGTTAACAATGTAAAGAATTTTATATTTTCTCTAACAAGTTACTTTGTCTTATTTTCTAGGCAATGGTGGAGCCACGGTGTTAGTtgcgggttcggccgaacccattAGCTTTTGTTCAAATcctgtatttatattaagaaattcaatgaatatgtacaaattattaatttagaacccagtaacttaaaaGAATTATAATCCCGAACCTATAAATTTCAAATCCTAGCTCCGCCTCTGGGTATTTAATAAGTGCATGTACATATATTGTCAAATCTCGGGTTTAGTTTTTCAGCATTTTTTTACTGATTaatttcctaagtttattttaatcTTTCAATTTAACTGCATATTTTAGAATCATTTATAAGATTGAATGCTTCTTGGCACTTTTCACTTCTGTGGGCTGGTCATAATTTCCCTAAAATTCACTGAGAAAACTGTAATTGTttgccttttcttcttcttttttagttTGTATTATTGTGAGCAATTATATGCATAGTTTACCTACTTGACAAAATGTAACGAACTTTGTCTTATTTCAAAACTTACAaactggaaaaggaaaagaaaattaaatATAAGTAGTCTTTTAATATATATAGAAAATAATTTGAGCCcggaagaaaaacaaaaactatATTTTTGTTATGGTCTTACAGATCGACAATTACTTAACTCATCTTCATTCCAGTTCATAATAAGCAAGTTAACTAATAAAGATATCATATAATTAAAGATGTTTATTTAATTTAACTTACGAATCCATAGATACAAACATGCATCACATTGACTCCATTAAACCAAGAACATTGAGTTCATTTATTTTACAGCTACATTATACTCCACATTCTTACCATATTCTTCCTCCTTCTAATTAAGCTTTTGATTATTCTCTCCTCCTTTTCCTGCATCAAAACAAGAGATATAAAACAGTCAACCAAATATTAATTTAATTCCATCAATTTACTATGGAAGTGttatcaagaaaaagaaaaaattccAAATTTATGCGTCTACTGTATACTTGGGGGTCATTTGTATTCTTAGCGTTAGCAAATCCTCTTATAAGTTTCGTTAACTTTAACGAAGCTCCAGTACTGTGGATTGAGCAAATTTCACGTGTCAAAAATTTTTAGGTAAAAAAAATTCTAATTTACCTCTCTACTTTTGACTATAGTTTAAAATTGTGTATTCTACGCTATACTTCCGATTGGAGCTCGTTAGGGTCAAGAGCAAATAAGAGACGATTTGTTAACAGTAAAGGTATGAATGGTCCTAATTGAAGTATAAAGAAGAGTAAAATTATATGGCAGAGGAGGTGCGGCCCTTCTCTTGACCCTACGTGAACGTGGGATATTTTGTGCACAGGGCTAGGGCTGACTTTTTTATACGATAGgagggaaaaaaaaagagaaagaaaacaaTACCTATTTGCATCTCATTTACATGCAGAGCAATGTCACCATTTGGGAGCTTCTCACTTATTCTAATTTTCTCAAACTCAGCTTCTGAAATGGATGCTTTATTAGCATTTTCATTATTAGGAGAAGAAGGATTTGGCATTGGAGGAAAAAGGTGACTTATAGATGACTCAGGATTTTCTCTAAAATAAAGCTCACCAAACATTTCCGTAACATAAGATTTCTCAGATTCAGCTGCTTTTTTCTTGAAAAAACTTTGTTCTTGTCTAGTTATCTCTTCAAGAAATTCCTCAAGTGTTAATTCATGAAACTGATTTTTCATAATTGTTTGATTTATAATGCAGAAGTAAAGAGATATTAGAGGTGTAGTAGTGGAGAAAAAGGAGTTGATATTTAGTGTTATATATATAGGCTATATAGAGAGCAGATAAGGTTAAAATTAGTTGATGGAGTTCTCTTTTTTCTCATTCACTTTTCTTGTTGAGACGAAGAGTAATAAGTGATTGATGATATCATCCCTAATGAGTTTACATGAGAGAAGAAACTAGTAACGGATGGATTTAAATAtgttaaaatttaattaaaagGTTCAAACttcacacaaaaagaaaaagatagtAAAATATGttgtttattcttttttttttctttggtttttttGGTTTTTTACCGGTGTCTATTTATGCCGGGGTGCAATTAAATCCGGATTTACGTCAAAAAAATTCATATTAAGGGATAAAGTGTTTTTTAACAAAGGAGACTTCATACTTAGAACTCCAATTCGAGATCTCTGATTAAGGATAAATGAGTATTTATCATTCTACCATAACCATCGTAGGTTATATGTTACTTATTCTTTGTTATTAGTATTTTTAGTGTCTTCTTGATTTCAACTTACAAACATGAACATATCGAGGATTTTGTTAAATTTTTATTAAAAGATGCGactaaatccaaaaaaaaaaaaaactagtacTGTATGTTGTTTACCcttcgttcttttttttttctttttttcttttgtcggGCTGTCATCTTGGTTTTAACTTACAAACATGAATATATCCATATATGCATGTTTTCTGTATACAATGAGGAATAAAATGTACAAACCATAAAGTTGTATCAGCTGGCAAGAGCTTAATTTTTTTTTAGGTAGAAAGAGGAAATATGCATCTAGCTCTATGTGGTGCAAGCATTAGCAGACTAATTTAGAACATAGTAGCTATTATTATCTGAATCACTAAGCTGGAAAAGTAATGTGCATTtggtatatatatctttattatTTTCATCTAAGAATTTCGACAAGGTACTTGTATTTTTGTTGAATTTGAACTTTATAAGGATAATGTAGCCTCCTCTTGTAAAGTTAATGAAAACTTGTAGCTAAATTCTTAATGGAGTTTAAAATTTATACATTATACAAGAACTTTTATACTACTAAATTTAATCTATTATATAATATATTAAAATACATTCATCTTTATATACTCAACGTATGTAAGTAAAATCAAATTCTTAAACTTCATTGAAAATTTGCTTTTTAATTAAATCAAGCCATTTAAGTGAGAATTGATGAAGGGTGTTACCATGGTAACTTTTTCAAGTTGAGAAAGAGTTACAGTAGTGACTTGAAATAATTAAACTTTGTTTTAACTATTATTGCTAAATGCCAAAAGCAAACCTTGCTAGTCAATTTTGTAACCGAAAACACAGTTGGAGTATTGGAATTAAGTGTAATAATCACGTAAAGACAAATGAGAGCTATTACTCTTTTTTTCCCATAGAAACTGCATACACAAAACTACAAAACCTACCCAAAGAGTTTAGCGGTGACACGCTTATCACGAGCGAAATTAGAGTATTATAAGCAAAAACTAGTAGTTTTGCTTAGACCGTGTGTTGTACTAGGAAATTtgttaaatatgtataaatatttatttgTAAACTTAATAATTAAAATAAGCTAAATAGATTGATAGACAATTCACAACTCATAAGCTTTAAATCATGTCTCGGCCTCTATTATTGAGCATCTTCGATGTAAGCAAGAGATACGCCACCAATAAAAAGTGTGGATTAAGGGGTGAGTATTCCTTTATCCTTAACCAAAGATTTTGGAATCAAGCCTTGAATATGAAGTTTGTTTTTGTTAAAAAATGTTTTAGCCCCTAATATGGGATTTTACGGCGAGAATCGAATTTAATCGGCCTCAACCCAGACGATGAACATTGAGTGGAAAACAAAAACGAGAGATAAAcccagtttccattatttttaGGTGCAAAGTATTACTTAGTAGAGAAAAATCTTCTCTAATGGAACTTAAAATTTTAAGAGGAGACAATGCATTCATATAATTTGTGTAATCATGAAACACGATTCGGCATTCTAGTGTAATTGTAATTCGTTATCAAAATATTTTATCAAGGTTGACTTCTATCTTAGATTTATTTTAGTTCTATATATGGAGATTGTTGAAAACATAAATAAATCAATAAAAAGTGAGATCTTTCCGGTAATACAAATTTTTATTTGAGAAAGTGACACACTTCAACATAGTATTAGAACAGCCAAAAATACTAAGTTGAAGTCTCAATATCACACATTATCAAAAAGATATTTCATGCGTGTGTACGTTAAAGGTGGGTTAAAGACGTAAATAAATTGATAAATAGTATGCTATCTCTAAAAGTTTAAACTTAAGTGAAATGGCAAGCTTAGGCGAGACAATCACATACTTTAACATAGatcaaaaaaaaattatgagATGCAATCACTCATATGTGGATTTTAAGTTTAGAAATTATATAGGAACCATAAGGCCTGCATCTTCTAGAATCTAATTAGGACCTTGATAAAGTTTCTATAGGAACCATTTTAtatatttgaaagaaaatattaaaatatttattgACCAATTTATTTGATAGTGAGAACGTCTACAACGTCCACTTTGTCTTCTAATCCAATTTGAACATTTCCCTGAATCTCTTGATAAGCTATCAATAGAGCTTTTCTAATGGAAATTTAGTAGAAAATAAAGGTCTACGTTACGTGTCGAATTCTATTTGACGTTTTCACTAACTCGTTAATTAGGAAGTGTTGATCAAATGTAACCTCAATTTAGGTATATGAGAATGAGGACAGGTTTAATTGAAACGATATGGAGAGACAGTAAGGATTTATATAATCAACTCCAACTGTTACTGTCAAATCTAATTGCCAATGACAAGATTGTGACTGGGATCAGCTTGGTGAAGCTCAACCTCAGCTCTAATGACTGACTCTGGAAGTGTCACGatccagattttccaccctcggaagttgtgatggcgcctactagtgaaggCTAGGCAAGTCAATCATTCCAAATATTTaccttttccatttttaatcctttaacaattgtgaattaacattatataaacaacggaaataataagcggaagaatgaaatgtaacaatttaaTAATAATACCGATACAAATCCATAAACAAAAGCTacccagatctggtgtcacaatttcacagattgtctaagaatactacaaataggggtccgaaagataaatacaaagttgtttatgaaatacatagaagaaacagtatggaaagatagaaggagacgccaaggcttgcggacgcttgcaggactacctcgggtcgcctgatggactgaaggtagcaacctcactgtggtccaaaacctgcagcaccgggatctgtacacagtgctggtaagtgtctagcctaacctcggcgaagtagtgacgaggctaggacaagactaccaaataaacttgtgcagttaaatcatatacagcggaaaagtaAAGGCAGAAATTTACAGTTAAGGATAGGAGGGGAAAACATTCTGCTGGGAACAACAAGTAACAATAGAAAACCAACAGATAAATGTAAATAACACCATAATTCAATTATTAGCAAGAATCGAAAATCaaaaacaagtgcacggcatcacccttcgtgattttactctcatcctcaccataagaattagTATaattggcacggcatcacccttcgtgcttttacctcacgtaatcatggcacggaattatccttcgtgtattatcactcatatcatggtacggcattgtacatcgtgcggcacggcaccatccttcgtgtttttacctcacaatattggcacggcaacacccttcgtgcattaacactctcaaaatcatgcacgacatcacccttcgtgttttatacTCTTcttcacccaagcaacaatcacaaagcaatttggaaagggaatcaataatatcacaataaaatccgacaatggaacaatagcataacaacaatatcccggcaaggaaaacaatatcatgagtaataacatcccagcaagggagataatatcaaaaacaataatatcccggcaaggaaaaccaatatcataaacctcttctcttttccacaattacttcacaactcaattctcaacttgagccaacgctctacaatgttcaattaccaataatacttccacaagccttattcaacaatagaaatcatcatataaagcatgaacaataagAAACGGAGTCATATttatcatagtataagactcacatgCATGTTTGacaccgatgtatagatactcgtcactatgcctatacgtcgtactcaacaattaacatatagcaaataaAACACAACTCATAAtcactcaagctaaggttagactaaaTACTTacttcgatgccacgaacacaattcaagcctcaactaccgttttacctcttgtttccaccaccaattcgtttgtatctagccacaatttacttcaCGATATCAATaattgctaaatgaatcaattctaatgcatgaaaataggttttctaagatttccccaaaaagccaaaaatcgagctcgagcccacatggtcaaatcccgaggttcgaaccaaaacctgattacacattcacccacgaactcaaatatataatttgttttgaaatcggacctcaaattgaggtccaaatctccaaaaattaaaaatcctaagttctacccaaaacactcaatttcccccatgaaaacccttgattttgaattgaaatcatgtgaaaatatgttatagattaaagaaaatgagttagaaacaacttacaattgatttggagaaaaaTTATTCTTTAGAAAAtagcccaagagagcttagggtttgagagagtttgaaagaTGAAGTAAAATGTGTCTAAGTCCTAATTCACTGGtagcagatgtcgcaattgcgaccagggttcgcaattgcgaaccccttcagAACCTGCTGCCTTCGCATTTGTGAGAGAaccgtcgcatttgcgatatcgcatttcCAACCAAGGCCTGCCCAGGAAATGCAAACCTGGGTCGCATTTCCCATGCCTgagaacttcgcaattgcgaagcctgatttcgcaattgcgagatcagaggctgttgatacccagtttttccctatatattttccaATGTGCAAAATACATTCAAAATGTCATATATATTCATATGTGAGCATaacaagtgttttattatttttccataatttttaaaggtttttaaaatcaatttattttcctcttttatccataaaaacctaataattatttccaaaatcattATTTTAGTAACTCATTTgttggacttttatatttatgttaaaatatagttaatgtaattttttcataattttacaaatttatttagtatttttaagctaaattgtacgtaattgcaatattagcctcttttaagatttaatcgcgtttatattcataaaatcaagtcctatatttttaaattattaattatatgttataaattatttagtgcttttaatttattttcagaaattaatttactattttttataaaataaatagggaaaatggctatttaaaatctagccagattggctttcaatttcagcctaaaaTTGAGCACAAATTAGACCCAATTTCCCAGCCCAATTGCAACTCAAACCCGAACCCTAACCCATTTAAACTACCCAGcccggattccccacctaacCCATTTAATCttagtcgttgatcatttagatcaacggccactatccgtccttccataattaaacccaaacgaccccttaccctaccTCACTCTTCACcaaacgccgcccttgaatccccttaccctctcaattctctctgaaaccctcatgaaccctagccgccgccatctaatCTCACCCTaaaccctgcctaatccatggtctCTCATGGTCATTCGAGATATGTATCAGCCTcttatggctcctgggtgtttgttgtTGTGGTTTCATGGCCAGGCCTCGACCAGATTAGGTCCAGTCCTTTCTCGACTTCTGTTCATGCCTTTTCTCTGGCCAgccatgacctttctccggccaatCATGGCTTTTCAAGGCAGATgcttgactttcctggttagatcggaaactttcaaggcctttctcaccttttcagggttttccgaaaccctaatctttaagatattttgatttttctttcagatctactttagatctgtACTTGCTATGAATAttttaagtgttttctcgaaagttcttcaacttttctttcaaaacgaccTTTCATTTTCTccgattagggtttctcttaacctctcttttaaaaaaatctcttctctgattcttgatgttgttttatggttttactatgttcaaactgcttgttatgctttccttctacttgagtcagcatgttaaaaccctagttcctttttgtctcatccgagttctgaaactgcATGTTTAAATGagtacttgttcgattaagttctttgttcttgcttgacttatttgattctgggttttaccatcttttaaactcgattattgtggaaaaccctaggtctttggTTTGAGACCGCTTGTTAGAATGTATACTTGACTCGATTAAAGGTTCcttgtttcagactctcttttcttttatgtgacttatctgattctgagtttacCATCTTTTAACTCGACTATTGGTGAAACCCTAATTTCGTAAAAGATTTTGCTGACTtgatactgtgagacctttacttgtttctgattctctttacatgttgctatgttttcttcactattGATTCTATATGACTACTTGACATACTTGACTATTGTGTTTCGAATATTTtccttactactgaatcctagcttgtTTCTGTCACTACTGTATGATTGtgttatctcttttgccaatATGTTTGGCCTCGCAGTCTGATGCGTCTGtacactctatttatatactaaagtgtagaatcatgtttcttccttgattgattttgatcttgtgactgattggAAAAGCGTTTCTTTTATGAGCCCAAAATTCACTCATATGTTTAAAGTTAATTGATCCCTTTCCTTTACTATGATATTTTACCTTACTgaatcttttccaaaataagcatgTCTTTGTACTACTTGATTGTTTACTTAatgcttttactaccccttttatggcaataatcaatctgtttCCAAACTAATTTTCCTTCCTTAATTAGACCTGTTGCTACCCGTTAAACaggaattccttaattaaagggaatcacttgggttaattgattctgacttgtgattgtttccatgtttgtgttaagaccttacttattaccttattcttcacctgttttcaaaactataaatactcacCCTCTTTTCTTTTAGAGAAACGAACcatctgagttcagaacacacacttcactcaaaactctttATTTTCTCTACtattacttgtgctactgctttgtctagccggctgaaagccaaggctacgctatggaaatttgcttacttttcctttctgcactttgtttttactggtatgtcctagttaatcttcaagcatcaacaacaacatgtttctttagttgtttcagtttccttcactcttgcctgcttctgcttatgtttatgcaatcaagttacattaccaAGCATGCTGCAATCTGCTGCTTCCCTTTCTAAATAAATGTTTTCCCTTATGTatgtactctgtcagtcacttgatATGTGATTTGTAGActcatgaatcccaaacccccatatccccctatgtgtttgtgttctctagcttggtttgtgggcatgtcagcatcatctattgctgtgcatgtccaaacctgacccttCTTGGGGTCATATGTTTCATGTTATGTATTCCTAAAACCCCTTACCCCTTTATGCAattactgattctgtgtagttcaAGTTTAATACTACTATTTTCAAATCACCCTTCCCTTACTATTCTTActcagttttaaataaatctttgtttctgcacttccactatactcttagaacctaggttctgcccctcttgtgagagccttgccttgggacccttgagctccctttgaacttggacacataaggactggcccttccacactgcactcatctctatttggttatgcaaacatgggtgtaagcactgcccggggtcccttgagacccttagggaattttgacacacccaggtctaagaaaggctttgaaacaagtggcatttgagatggtttattccataactcagagagaaagtcagaatcaggcttcctatggttgtaacttcttattttacacttttttgatgtaattcagtatttggtctgtaataatttgtaacaaatattggggttggctagtgaaagggatggggtaattatgcatgttttagctattagaagaGTAGAGAACATGCATATAGGATCTGTTTTTTAATAAATCCTGCATGTTTGATTCCacacttagataacatgcctataggatctgttttaATAAATCTGCATGTTTTAATTCCatacttagacaccatgcctataggatctaaacggctataatcagacatcatgtctgtaaggttaaaatcagctttgaaATTATATGTCATATTTATAAGATTAAAATCAGTgtttttatagaaatcatgcctataggaatttcgctgTAAATCCTGCCTGCTTCATTTCAcgttcaattagataccatgcctataagaccaaaatcaGTCTTtgatacttagataccatgtctgtagAAGCTAAAACCAGTTTAATTAAAATCAGTTTGATTCATACTGTTCTTAATCAGTTTTAAACAACCTACTCTttttattaatacggtttagatagcatgcctataggatccaaatcgctcgTTTAAAACTGTCACTACTTTGCTCCATTCTGAAttagtaatagatatcatgcttataggatgtCACCattacacacttaggcaagcttaggtaataacaacaaaactgaatctgcctttgtttaattagcaactgctacaaccagcaggcaggcctgatttgaacttcttatctgagttatgtaataaattggtctgcttcaacaattaaaacttccctgccttagtactttaaattctgaccctaaatgtgtttaagctatgctatttatatgctttacttgaggaggtatatatgagcctcttagttgttaatatgtttcccctaatatgcagtcttatgtgttttgaatgtcgccttagttttttacctttaaaaactCCAGAGTCAGcttaaaatcctccctcttataggaatagtagtcctaaattccttcggGACTTATAAGAATGGGACGAGTAATAGCatacaatagaggtcgagaccaatccacgctttaataccttaatggggtgggaagggtagatatggatatgatgaccggtgcgctaataccacgtgtaacctcTCTTCTGAGGAGTTTCATACCGAgcatcgcat
Proteins encoded:
- the LOC104221494 gene encoding uncharacterized protein, yielding MKNQFHELTLEEFLEEITRQEQSFFKKKAAESEKSYVTEMFGELYFRENPESSISHLFPPMPNPSSPNNENANKASISEAEFEKIRISEKLPNGDIALHVNEMQIGKGGENNQKLN